The Macaca fascicularis isolate 582-1 chromosome 11, T2T-MFA8v1.1 genome includes a region encoding these proteins:
- the SMARCC2 gene encoding SWI/SNF complex subunit SMARCC2 isoform X5: protein MAVRKKDGGPNVKYYEAADTVTQFDNVRLWLGKNYKKIKCFLDFKAGGSLCHILAAAYKFKSDQGWRRYDFQNPSRMDRNVEMFMTIEKSLVQNNCLSRPNIFLCPEIEPKLLGKLKDIIKRHQGTVTEDKNNASHVVYPVPGNLEEEEWVRPVMKRDKQVLLHWGYYPDSYDTWIPASEIEASVEDAPTPEKPRKIHAKWILDTDTFNEWMNEEDYEVNDDKNPVSRRKKISAKTLTDEVNSPDSDRRDKKGGNYKKRKRSPSPSPTPEAKKKNAKKGPSTPYTKSKRGHREEEQEDLTKDMDEPSPVPNVEEVTLPKTVNTKKDSESAPVKGGTMTDLDEQEDESMETTGKDEDENSTGNKGEQTKNPDLHEDNVTEQTHHIIIPSYAAWFDYNSVHAIERRALPEFFNGKNKSKTPEIYLAYRNFMIDTYRLNPQEYLTSTACRRNLAGDVCAIMRVHAFLEQWGLINYQVDAESRPTPMGPPPTSHFHVLADTPSGLVPLQPKTPQGRQVDADTKAGRKGKELDDLVPETAKGKPELQTSASQQMLNFPDKGKEKPTDMQNFGLRTDMYTKKNVPSKSKAAASATREWTEQETLLLLEALEMYKDDWNKVSEHVGSRTQDECILHFLRLPIEDPYLEDSEASLGPLAYQPIPFSQSGNPVMSTVAFLASVVDPRVASAAAKSALEEFSKMKEEVPTALVEAHVRKVEEAAKVTGKADPAFGLESSGIAGTTSDEPERIEESGNDEARVEGQATDEKKEPKEPREGGGAIEEEAKEKTSEAPKKDEEKGKEGDSEKESEKSDGDPIVDPEKEKEPKEGQEEVLKEVVESEGERKTKVERDIGEGNLSTAAAAALAAAAVKAKHLAAVEERKIKSLVALLVETQMKKLEIKLRHFEELETIMDREREALEYQRQQLLADRQAFHMEQLKYAEMRARQQHFQQMHQQQQQPPPALPPGSQPIPPTGAAGPPAVHGLAVAPASVVPAPAGSGAPPGSLGPSEQIGQAGSTAGPQQQQPAGAPQPGAVPPGVPPPGPHGPSPFPNQQTPPSMMPGAVPGSGHPGVAGNAPLGLPFGMPPPPPPPAPSIIPFGSLADSISINLPPPPNLHGHHHHLPFAPGTLPPPNLPVSMANPLHPNLPATTTMPSSLPLGPGLGSAAAQSPAIVAAVQGNLLPSASPLPDPGTPLPPDPTAPSPGTVTPVPPPQ, encoded by the exons ATCAAATGTTTCCTAGATTTCAAAGCGGGAGGCTCCTTGTGCCACATTCTTGCAGCTGCCTACAAATTCAAGAGTGACCAGGGATG GCGGCGTTACGATTTCCAGAATCCATCACGCATGGACCGCAATGTGGAAATGTTTATGACCATCGAGAAGTCCTTGGTGCAG AATAATTGCCTGTCTCGACCTAACATTTTTCTGTGCCCAGAAATTGAGCCCAAACTACTAGGGAAATTAAAGGACATAATCAAGAGACACCAG GGAACAGTCACTGAGGATAAGAACAATGCCTCCCATGTTGTGTATCCTGTCCCGGGGAATCTAGAAGAAG AGGAATGGGTACGACCAGTCATGAAGAGGGATAAGCAGGTTCTTCTGCACTGGGGCTACTATCCTGACAG TTATGACACATGGATCCCAGCGAGTGAAATTGAAGCATCTGTGGAAGATGCTCCAACTCCTGAGAAACCTAGGAAG ATTCATGCAAAGTGGATCCTGGACACCGACACCttcaatgaatggatgaatgaggaAGACTACGAAGTAAATGATGACAAAAACCCTGTCTCCCGCCGAAAGAAGATTTCAGCCAAGACATTGACAGATGAG GTGAACAGCCCAGATTCAGATCGACGGGACAAGAAGGGGGGAAACTATAAGAAGAGGAAGCGCTCCCCCTCTCCTTCGCCAACCCCAGAAGCGAAGAAGAAAAATGCTAAGAAAGG TCCCTCAACACCTTATACTAAGTCAAAGCGTGGCCACAGAGAAGAGGAGCAAGAAGACCTCACAAAGGACATGGACGAGCCCTCACCAGTCCCCAATGTAGAAGAGGTGACACTTCCCAAAACAG TTAACACAAAGAAAGACTCAGAGTCGGCCCCAGTCAAAGGCGGCACCATGACTGACCTAG ATGAACAGGAAGATGAAAGCATGGAGACGACGGGCAAG GATGAGGATGAGAACAGTACGGGGAACAAGGGAGAGCAGACCAAGAATCCAGACCTGCATGAGGACAACGTGACTGAACAGACCCACCACATCATCATTCCCAGCTATGCTGCCTGGTTTGACTACAATAG CGTTCATGCCATTGAGCGGAGGGCTCTCCCCGAGTTCTTCAACGGCAAGAATAAGTCCAAGACTCCAGAGAT CTACCTGGCCTATCGAAACTTTATGATTGACACTTACCGACTGAACCCCCAAGAGTATCTTACCTCTACCGCCTGTCGCCGAAACCTAGCGGGTGATGTCTGTGCCATCATGAG GGTCCATGCCTTCCTAGAACAGTGGGGTCTTATTAACTACCAGGTGGATGCTGAGAGTCGACCAACCCCAATGGGGCCTCCGCCTACCTCTCACTTCCATGTCTTGGCTGACACACCATCAGGGCTGGTGCCTCTGCAGCCCAAGACTCCTCAG GGCCGCCAGGTTGATGCTGATACCAAGGCTGGGCGAAAGGGCAAAGAGCTGGATGACCTGGTGCCAGAGACGGCTAAGGGCAAGCCAGAGCTG CAGACCTCTGCTTCCCAACAAATGCTCAACTTTCCTgacaaaggcaaagagaaaccaACAGACATGCAAAACTTTGGGCTGCGCACAGACATGTACACAAAAAAGAATGTTCCCTCCAAG AGCAAAGCTGCAGCCAGTGCCACTCGTGAGTGGACAGAACAGGAAACCCTGCTTCTCCTGGAG GCACTGGAAATGTACAAAGATGACTGGAACAAAGTGTCCGAGCATGTGGGAAGCCGCACACAGGACGAGTGCATCTTGCATTTTCTTCGTCTTCCCATTGAAGACCCATACCTGGAGGACTCAGAGGCCTCCCTAGGCCCCCTGGCCTACCAACCCATCCCCTTCAGTCAGTCGGGCAACCCTGTTATGAGCACTGTTGCCTTCTTGGCCTCTGTCGTCGATCCCCGAGTCGCCTCTGCTGCTGCAAAGTCAGCCCTAG AGGAGTTCTCCAAAATGAAGGAAGAGGTACCCACGGCCTTGGTGGAGGCCCATGTTCGGAAAGTGGAAGAAGCAGCCAAAGTAACAGGCAAGGCGGACCCTGCCTTCGGTCTGGAAAGCAGTGGCATTGCAGGAACCACCTCTGATGAGCCTGAGCGGATTG AGGAGAGCGGGAATGACGAGGCTCGGGTGGAAGGCCAGGCCACAGATGAGAAGAAGGAGCCCAAG GAACCCCGAGAAGGAGGGGGTGCCATAGAGGAGGAAGCAAAGGAGAAAACCAGCGAGGCTCCCAAGAAGGatgaggagaaagggaaagaaggtgaCAGTGAGAAGGAGTCTGAGAAGAGTGATGGAGACCCGATAG TCGATCCggagaaggagaaggagccaaaggaagggcaggaggaagTGCTGAAGGAAGTGGTGGAGTCTGAGGgggaaaggaagacaaaggtgGAGCGGGACATTGGCGAGGGCAACCTCTCCACCGCCGCTGCTGCCGCCCTGGCTGCTGCCGCAGTGAAAGCCAAG CACTTGGCTGCTGTTGAGGAAAGGAAGATCAAATCTTTGGTGGCCCTGCTGGTGGAGACCCAGATGAAAAAGTTGGAGATCAAACTTCGGCACTTTGAGGAGCTGGAGACTATCATGGACCGGGAGCGAGAAGCA CTGGAGTATCAGAGGCAGCAGCTCCTGGCCGACAGACAAGCCTTCCACATGGAGCAGCTGAAGTATGCGGAGATGAGGGCTCGGCAGCAGCACTTCCAACAGATGcaccaacagcagcagcagccaccgcCAGCCCTGCCCCCAGGCTCCCAGCCTATCCCCCCGACAGGAGCTGCTGGGCCACCCGCAGTCCATGGCTTGGCTGTGGCTCCAGCCTCTGTAGTCCCTGCTCCTGCTGGCAGTGGGGCCCCTCCAGGAAGCTTGGGCCCTTCTGAACAGATTGGGCAGGCAGGGTCAACTGCAGGGCCACAGCAGCAGCAACCAGCTGGAGCCCCCCAGCCTGGGGCAGTCCCACCAGGGGTTCCCCCCCCTGGACCCCATG GCCCCTCACCGTTCCCCAACCAACAAACTCCTCCCTCAATGATGCCAGGGGCAGTGCCAGGCAGCGGGCACCCAGGCGTGGCGGGTAATGCTCCTTTGGGTTTGCCTTTTGGCatgccgcctcctcctcctcctcctgctccatccATCATCCCATTTGGTAGTCTAGCTGACTCCATCAGTATTAACCTCCCCCCTCCTCCTAACCTGCATGGGCATCACCACCATCTCCCGTTCGCCCCGGGCACTCTCCCCCCACCTAACCTGCCTGTGTCCATGGCGAACCCTCTACATCCTAACCTGCCGGCGACCACCACCATGCCATCTTCCTTGCCTCTCGGGCCGGGGCTCGGATCCGCCGCAGCCCAAAGCCCTGCCATTGTGGCAGCTGTTCAGGGCAACCTCCTGCCCAGTGCCAGCCCACTGCCAG ACCCAGGCACccccctgcctccagaccccaCAGCCCCGAGCCCAGGCACGGTCACCCCTGTGCCACCTCCACAGTGA
- the SMARCC2 gene encoding SWI/SNF complex subunit SMARCC2 isoform X4 produces MAVRKKDGGPNVKYYEAADTVTQFDNVRLWLGKNYKKYIQAEPPTNKSLSSLVVQLLQFQEEVFGKHVSNAPLTKLPIKCFLDFKAGGSLCHILAAAYKFKSDQGWRRYDFQNPSRMDRNVEMFMTIEKSLVQNNCLSRPNIFLCPEIEPKLLGKLKDIIKRHQGTVTEDKNNASHVVYPVPGNLEEEEWVRPVMKRDKQVLLHWGYYPDSYDTWIPASEIEASVEDAPTPEKPRKIHAKWILDTDTFNEWMNEEDYEVNDDKNPVSRRKKISAKTLTDEVNSPDSDRRDKKGGNYKKRKRSPSPSPTPEAKKKNAKKGPSTPYTKSKRGHREEEQEDLTKDMDEPSPVPNVEEVTLPKTVNTKKDSESAPVKGGTMTDLDEQEDESMETTGKDEDENSTGNKGEQTKNPDLHEDNVTEQTHHIIIPSYAAWFDYNSVHAIERRALPEFFNGKNKSKTPEIYLAYRNFMIDTYRLNPQEYLTSTACRRNLAGDVCAIMRVHAFLEQWGLINYQVDAESRPTPMGPPPTSHFHVLADTPSGLVPLQPKTPQTSASQQMLNFPDKGKEKPTDMQNFGLRTDMYTKKNVPSKSKAAASATREWTEQETLLLLEALEMYKDDWNKVSEHVGSRTQDECILHFLRLPIEDPYLEDSEASLGPLAYQPIPFSQSGNPVMSTVAFLASVVDPRVASAAAKSALEEFSKMKEEVPTALVEAHVRKVEEAAKVTGKADPAFGLESSGIAGTTSDEPERIEESGNDEARVEGQATDEKKEPKEPREGGGAIEEEAKEKTSEAPKKDEEKGKEGDSEKESEKSDGDPIVDPEKEKEPKEGQEEVLKEVVESEGERKTKVERDIGEGNLSTAAAAALAAAAVKAKHLAAVEERKIKSLVALLVETQMKKLEIKLRHFEELETIMDREREALEYQRQQLLADRQAFHMEQLKYAEMRARQQHFQQMHQQQQQPPPALPPGSQPIPPTGAAGPPAVHGLAVAPASVVPAPAGSGAPPGSLGPSEQIGQAGSTAGPQQQQPAGAPQPGAVPPGVPPPGPHGPSPFPNQQTPPSMMPGAVPGSGHPGVAGNAPLGLPFGMPPPPPPPAPSIIPFGSLADSISINLPPPPNLHGHHHHLPFAPGTLPPPNLPVSMANPLHPNLPATTTMPSSLPLGPGLGSAAAQSPAIVAAVQGNLLPSASPLPDPGTPLPPDPTAPSPGTVTPVPPPQ; encoded by the exons TATATACAAGCTGAACCACCCACCAACAAGTCCCTGTCTAGCCTGGTTGTACAGTTACTACAATTTCAGGAAGAAGTTTTTGGCAAACATGTCAGCAATGCACCGCTCACTAAACTGCCG ATCAAATGTTTCCTAGATTTCAAAGCGGGAGGCTCCTTGTGCCACATTCTTGCAGCTGCCTACAAATTCAAGAGTGACCAGGGATG GCGGCGTTACGATTTCCAGAATCCATCACGCATGGACCGCAATGTGGAAATGTTTATGACCATCGAGAAGTCCTTGGTGCAG AATAATTGCCTGTCTCGACCTAACATTTTTCTGTGCCCAGAAATTGAGCCCAAACTACTAGGGAAATTAAAGGACATAATCAAGAGACACCAG GGAACAGTCACTGAGGATAAGAACAATGCCTCCCATGTTGTGTATCCTGTCCCGGGGAATCTAGAAGAAG AGGAATGGGTACGACCAGTCATGAAGAGGGATAAGCAGGTTCTTCTGCACTGGGGCTACTATCCTGACAG TTATGACACATGGATCCCAGCGAGTGAAATTGAAGCATCTGTGGAAGATGCTCCAACTCCTGAGAAACCTAGGAAG ATTCATGCAAAGTGGATCCTGGACACCGACACCttcaatgaatggatgaatgaggaAGACTACGAAGTAAATGATGACAAAAACCCTGTCTCCCGCCGAAAGAAGATTTCAGCCAAGACATTGACAGATGAG GTGAACAGCCCAGATTCAGATCGACGGGACAAGAAGGGGGGAAACTATAAGAAGAGGAAGCGCTCCCCCTCTCCTTCGCCAACCCCAGAAGCGAAGAAGAAAAATGCTAAGAAAGG TCCCTCAACACCTTATACTAAGTCAAAGCGTGGCCACAGAGAAGAGGAGCAAGAAGACCTCACAAAGGACATGGACGAGCCCTCACCAGTCCCCAATGTAGAAGAGGTGACACTTCCCAAAACAG TTAACACAAAGAAAGACTCAGAGTCGGCCCCAGTCAAAGGCGGCACCATGACTGACCTAG ATGAACAGGAAGATGAAAGCATGGAGACGACGGGCAAG GATGAGGATGAGAACAGTACGGGGAACAAGGGAGAGCAGACCAAGAATCCAGACCTGCATGAGGACAACGTGACTGAACAGACCCACCACATCATCATTCCCAGCTATGCTGCCTGGTTTGACTACAATAG CGTTCATGCCATTGAGCGGAGGGCTCTCCCCGAGTTCTTCAACGGCAAGAATAAGTCCAAGACTCCAGAGAT CTACCTGGCCTATCGAAACTTTATGATTGACACTTACCGACTGAACCCCCAAGAGTATCTTACCTCTACCGCCTGTCGCCGAAACCTAGCGGGTGATGTCTGTGCCATCATGAG GGTCCATGCCTTCCTAGAACAGTGGGGTCTTATTAACTACCAGGTGGATGCTGAGAGTCGACCAACCCCAATGGGGCCTCCGCCTACCTCTCACTTCCATGTCTTGGCTGACACACCATCAGGGCTGGTGCCTCTGCAGCCCAAGACTCCTCAG ACCTCTGCTTCCCAACAAATGCTCAACTTTCCTgacaaaggcaaagagaaaccaACAGACATGCAAAACTTTGGGCTGCGCACAGACATGTACACAAAAAAGAATGTTCCCTCCAAG AGCAAAGCTGCAGCCAGTGCCACTCGTGAGTGGACAGAACAGGAAACCCTGCTTCTCCTGGAG GCACTGGAAATGTACAAAGATGACTGGAACAAAGTGTCCGAGCATGTGGGAAGCCGCACACAGGACGAGTGCATCTTGCATTTTCTTCGTCTTCCCATTGAAGACCCATACCTGGAGGACTCAGAGGCCTCCCTAGGCCCCCTGGCCTACCAACCCATCCCCTTCAGTCAGTCGGGCAACCCTGTTATGAGCACTGTTGCCTTCTTGGCCTCTGTCGTCGATCCCCGAGTCGCCTCTGCTGCTGCAAAGTCAGCCCTAG AGGAGTTCTCCAAAATGAAGGAAGAGGTACCCACGGCCTTGGTGGAGGCCCATGTTCGGAAAGTGGAAGAAGCAGCCAAAGTAACAGGCAAGGCGGACCCTGCCTTCGGTCTGGAAAGCAGTGGCATTGCAGGAACCACCTCTGATGAGCCTGAGCGGATTG AGGAGAGCGGGAATGACGAGGCTCGGGTGGAAGGCCAGGCCACAGATGAGAAGAAGGAGCCCAAG GAACCCCGAGAAGGAGGGGGTGCCATAGAGGAGGAAGCAAAGGAGAAAACCAGCGAGGCTCCCAAGAAGGatgaggagaaagggaaagaaggtgaCAGTGAGAAGGAGTCTGAGAAGAGTGATGGAGACCCGATAG TCGATCCggagaaggagaaggagccaaaggaagggcaggaggaagTGCTGAAGGAAGTGGTGGAGTCTGAGGgggaaaggaagacaaaggtgGAGCGGGACATTGGCGAGGGCAACCTCTCCACCGCCGCTGCTGCCGCCCTGGCTGCTGCCGCAGTGAAAGCCAAG CACTTGGCTGCTGTTGAGGAAAGGAAGATCAAATCTTTGGTGGCCCTGCTGGTGGAGACCCAGATGAAAAAGTTGGAGATCAAACTTCGGCACTTTGAGGAGCTGGAGACTATCATGGACCGGGAGCGAGAAGCA CTGGAGTATCAGAGGCAGCAGCTCCTGGCCGACAGACAAGCCTTCCACATGGAGCAGCTGAAGTATGCGGAGATGAGGGCTCGGCAGCAGCACTTCCAACAGATGcaccaacagcagcagcagccaccgcCAGCCCTGCCCCCAGGCTCCCAGCCTATCCCCCCGACAGGAGCTGCTGGGCCACCCGCAGTCCATGGCTTGGCTGTGGCTCCAGCCTCTGTAGTCCCTGCTCCTGCTGGCAGTGGGGCCCCTCCAGGAAGCTTGGGCCCTTCTGAACAGATTGGGCAGGCAGGGTCAACTGCAGGGCCACAGCAGCAGCAACCAGCTGGAGCCCCCCAGCCTGGGGCAGTCCCACCAGGGGTTCCCCCCCCTGGACCCCATG GCCCCTCACCGTTCCCCAACCAACAAACTCCTCCCTCAATGATGCCAGGGGCAGTGCCAGGCAGCGGGCACCCAGGCGTGGCGGGTAATGCTCCTTTGGGTTTGCCTTTTGGCatgccgcctcctcctcctcctcctgctccatccATCATCCCATTTGGTAGTCTAGCTGACTCCATCAGTATTAACCTCCCCCCTCCTCCTAACCTGCATGGGCATCACCACCATCTCCCGTTCGCCCCGGGCACTCTCCCCCCACCTAACCTGCCTGTGTCCATGGCGAACCCTCTACATCCTAACCTGCCGGCGACCACCACCATGCCATCTTCCTTGCCTCTCGGGCCGGGGCTCGGATCCGCCGCAGCCCAAAGCCCTGCCATTGTGGCAGCTGTTCAGGGCAACCTCCTGCCCAGTGCCAGCCCACTGCCAG ACCCAGGCACccccctgcctccagaccccaCAGCCCCGAGCCCAGGCACGGTCACCCCTGTGCCACCTCCACAGTGA
- the SMARCC2 gene encoding SWI/SNF complex subunit SMARCC2 isoform X13, translating to MAVRKKDGGPNVKYYEAADTVTQFDNVRLWLGKNYKKYIQAEPPTNKSLSSLVVQLLQFQEEVFGKHVSNAPLTKLPIKCFLDFKAGGSLCHILAAAYKFKSDQGWRRYDFQNPSRMDRNVEMFMTIEKSLVQNNCLSRPNIFLCPEIEPKLLGKLKDIIKRHQGTVTEDKNNASHVVYPVPGNLEEEEWVRPVMKRDKQVLLHWGYYPDSYDTWIPASEIEASVEDAPTPEKPRKIHAKWILDTDTFNEWMNEEDYEVNDDKNPVSRRKKISAKTLTDEVNSPDSDRRDKKGGNYKKRKRSPSPSPTPEAKKKNAKKGPSTPYTKSKRGHREEEQEDLTKDMDEPSPVPNVEEVTLPKTVNTKKDSESAPVKGGTMTDLDEQEDESMETTGKDEDENSTGNKGEQTKNPDLHEDNVTEQTHHIIIPSYAAWFDYNSVHAIERRALPEFFNGKNKSKTPEIYLAYRNFMIDTYRLNPQEYLTSTACRRNLAGDVCAIMRVHAFLEQWGLINYQVDAESRPTPMGPPPTSHFHVLADTPSGLVPLQPKTPQTSASQQMLNFPDKGKEKPTDMQNFGLRTDMYTKKNVPSKSKAAASATREWTEQETLLLLEALEMYKDDWNKVSEHVGSRTQDECILHFLRLPIEDPYLEDSEASLGPLAYQPIPFSQSGNPVMSTVAFLASVVDPRVASAAAKSALEEFSKMKEEVPTALVEAHVRKVEEAAKVTGKADPAFGLESSGIAGTTSDEPERIEESGNDEARVEGQATDEKKEPKEPREGGGAIEEEAKEKTSEAPKKDEEKGKEGDSEKESEKSDGDPIVDPEKEKEPKEGQEEVLKEVVESEGERKTKVERDIGEGNLSTAAAAALAAAAVKAKHLAAVEERKIKSLVALLVETQMKKLEIKLRHFEELETIMDREREALEYQRQQLLADRQAFHMEQLKYAEMRARQQHFQQMHQQQQQPPPALPPGSQPIPPTGAAGPPAVHGLAVAPASVVPAPAGSGAPPGSLGPSEQIGQAGSTAGPQQQQPAGAPQPGAVPPGVPPPGPHGPSPFPNQQTPPSMMPGAVPGSGHPGVAAQSPAIVAAVQGNLLPSASPLPDPGTPLPPDPTAPSPGTVTPVPPPQ from the exons TATATACAAGCTGAACCACCCACCAACAAGTCCCTGTCTAGCCTGGTTGTACAGTTACTACAATTTCAGGAAGAAGTTTTTGGCAAACATGTCAGCAATGCACCGCTCACTAAACTGCCG ATCAAATGTTTCCTAGATTTCAAAGCGGGAGGCTCCTTGTGCCACATTCTTGCAGCTGCCTACAAATTCAAGAGTGACCAGGGATG GCGGCGTTACGATTTCCAGAATCCATCACGCATGGACCGCAATGTGGAAATGTTTATGACCATCGAGAAGTCCTTGGTGCAG AATAATTGCCTGTCTCGACCTAACATTTTTCTGTGCCCAGAAATTGAGCCCAAACTACTAGGGAAATTAAAGGACATAATCAAGAGACACCAG GGAACAGTCACTGAGGATAAGAACAATGCCTCCCATGTTGTGTATCCTGTCCCGGGGAATCTAGAAGAAG AGGAATGGGTACGACCAGTCATGAAGAGGGATAAGCAGGTTCTTCTGCACTGGGGCTACTATCCTGACAG TTATGACACATGGATCCCAGCGAGTGAAATTGAAGCATCTGTGGAAGATGCTCCAACTCCTGAGAAACCTAGGAAG ATTCATGCAAAGTGGATCCTGGACACCGACACCttcaatgaatggatgaatgaggaAGACTACGAAGTAAATGATGACAAAAACCCTGTCTCCCGCCGAAAGAAGATTTCAGCCAAGACATTGACAGATGAG GTGAACAGCCCAGATTCAGATCGACGGGACAAGAAGGGGGGAAACTATAAGAAGAGGAAGCGCTCCCCCTCTCCTTCGCCAACCCCAGAAGCGAAGAAGAAAAATGCTAAGAAAGG TCCCTCAACACCTTATACTAAGTCAAAGCGTGGCCACAGAGAAGAGGAGCAAGAAGACCTCACAAAGGACATGGACGAGCCCTCACCAGTCCCCAATGTAGAAGAGGTGACACTTCCCAAAACAG TTAACACAAAGAAAGACTCAGAGTCGGCCCCAGTCAAAGGCGGCACCATGACTGACCTAG ATGAACAGGAAGATGAAAGCATGGAGACGACGGGCAAG GATGAGGATGAGAACAGTACGGGGAACAAGGGAGAGCAGACCAAGAATCCAGACCTGCATGAGGACAACGTGACTGAACAGACCCACCACATCATCATTCCCAGCTATGCTGCCTGGTTTGACTACAATAG CGTTCATGCCATTGAGCGGAGGGCTCTCCCCGAGTTCTTCAACGGCAAGAATAAGTCCAAGACTCCAGAGAT CTACCTGGCCTATCGAAACTTTATGATTGACACTTACCGACTGAACCCCCAAGAGTATCTTACCTCTACCGCCTGTCGCCGAAACCTAGCGGGTGATGTCTGTGCCATCATGAG GGTCCATGCCTTCCTAGAACAGTGGGGTCTTATTAACTACCAGGTGGATGCTGAGAGTCGACCAACCCCAATGGGGCCTCCGCCTACCTCTCACTTCCATGTCTTGGCTGACACACCATCAGGGCTGGTGCCTCTGCAGCCCAAGACTCCTCAG ACCTCTGCTTCCCAACAAATGCTCAACTTTCCTgacaaaggcaaagagaaaccaACAGACATGCAAAACTTTGGGCTGCGCACAGACATGTACACAAAAAAGAATGTTCCCTCCAAG AGCAAAGCTGCAGCCAGTGCCACTCGTGAGTGGACAGAACAGGAAACCCTGCTTCTCCTGGAG GCACTGGAAATGTACAAAGATGACTGGAACAAAGTGTCCGAGCATGTGGGAAGCCGCACACAGGACGAGTGCATCTTGCATTTTCTTCGTCTTCCCATTGAAGACCCATACCTGGAGGACTCAGAGGCCTCCCTAGGCCCCCTGGCCTACCAACCCATCCCCTTCAGTCAGTCGGGCAACCCTGTTATGAGCACTGTTGCCTTCTTGGCCTCTGTCGTCGATCCCCGAGTCGCCTCTGCTGCTGCAAAGTCAGCCCTAG AGGAGTTCTCCAAAATGAAGGAAGAGGTACCCACGGCCTTGGTGGAGGCCCATGTTCGGAAAGTGGAAGAAGCAGCCAAAGTAACAGGCAAGGCGGACCCTGCCTTCGGTCTGGAAAGCAGTGGCATTGCAGGAACCACCTCTGATGAGCCTGAGCGGATTG AGGAGAGCGGGAATGACGAGGCTCGGGTGGAAGGCCAGGCCACAGATGAGAAGAAGGAGCCCAAG GAACCCCGAGAAGGAGGGGGTGCCATAGAGGAGGAAGCAAAGGAGAAAACCAGCGAGGCTCCCAAGAAGGatgaggagaaagggaaagaaggtgaCAGTGAGAAGGAGTCTGAGAAGAGTGATGGAGACCCGATAG TCGATCCggagaaggagaaggagccaaaggaagggcaggaggaagTGCTGAAGGAAGTGGTGGAGTCTGAGGgggaaaggaagacaaaggtgGAGCGGGACATTGGCGAGGGCAACCTCTCCACCGCCGCTGCTGCCGCCCTGGCTGCTGCCGCAGTGAAAGCCAAG CACTTGGCTGCTGTTGAGGAAAGGAAGATCAAATCTTTGGTGGCCCTGCTGGTGGAGACCCAGATGAAAAAGTTGGAGATCAAACTTCGGCACTTTGAGGAGCTGGAGACTATCATGGACCGGGAGCGAGAAGCA CTGGAGTATCAGAGGCAGCAGCTCCTGGCCGACAGACAAGCCTTCCACATGGAGCAGCTGAAGTATGCGGAGATGAGGGCTCGGCAGCAGCACTTCCAACAGATGcaccaacagcagcagcagccaccgcCAGCCCTGCCCCCAGGCTCCCAGCCTATCCCCCCGACAGGAGCTGCTGGGCCACCCGCAGTCCATGGCTTGGCTGTGGCTCCAGCCTCTGTAGTCCCTGCTCCTGCTGGCAGTGGGGCCCCTCCAGGAAGCTTGGGCCCTTCTGAACAGATTGGGCAGGCAGGGTCAACTGCAGGGCCACAGCAGCAGCAACCAGCTGGAGCCCCCCAGCCTGGGGCAGTCCCACCAGGGGTTCCCCCCCCTGGACCCCATG GCCCCTCACCGTTCCCCAACCAACAAACTCCTCCCTCAATGATGCCAGGGGCAGTGCCAGGCAGCGGGCACCCAGGCGTGGCGG CCCAAAGCCCTGCCATTGTGGCAGCTGTTCAGGGCAACCTCCTGCCCAGTGCCAGCCCACTGCCAG ACCCAGGCACccccctgcctccagaccccaCAGCCCCGAGCCCAGGCACGGTCACCCCTGTGCCACCTCCACAGTGA